A window from bacterium encodes these proteins:
- a CDS encoding Nif3-like dinuclear metal center hexameric protein: MKKLVSLHEIQAYLERLAPPTLAEDWDPVGLQVGSRSEEIHGLLVALDATEAALWEAVEHDCNLLVTHHPLFFKALKRLDDSTPASRVARLAAQTGVSILSFHTNLDAADRGLNEDLARKLGLRGLRPLLASRDRRHPKAGLGRLGSVTPTKLKSWLPKAAQALGLANLRYVGDPNHPLRRIAVMTGSGGGFFAEAKAAGADLLVTGDVKYHHALDALAEGIALVDVGHFAGEIGMVPLLARELRTWARRKKHKLPVFESQSGADPFQFWNSQAP; this comes from the coding sequence GTGAAGAAACTCGTTTCGCTCCATGAGATCCAAGCTTATCTCGAGCGCTTGGCGCCGCCGACGCTGGCCGAGGACTGGGATCCGGTCGGCTTGCAGGTGGGCAGCCGCTCCGAGGAAATCCACGGCCTACTGGTCGCCTTGGACGCCACCGAAGCCGCGCTCTGGGAGGCGGTCGAGCACGATTGCAACTTGCTGGTCACCCACCATCCGCTTTTCTTCAAGGCGCTGAAGCGGCTCGACGACTCGACGCCGGCCTCCCGGGTCGCCCGTTTGGCGGCCCAGACCGGAGTTTCGATCCTTTCCTTTCATACCAATCTCGATGCCGCCGACCGCGGCCTCAACGAAGATTTGGCCCGCAAGCTGGGGCTGCGCGGCCTCCGGCCGCTGCTTGCCTCGCGCGATCGCCGGCATCCCAAAGCCGGCCTGGGGCGCCTCGGGTCGGTGACGCCGACCAAGCTCAAGAGCTGGCTGCCCAAGGCGGCCCAGGCTTTGGGTTTGGCCAACCTGCGCTACGTCGGCGATCCCAACCATCCCTTGCGGCGGATCGCGGTGATGACCGGCAGCGGCGGCGGATTTTTCGCCGAGGCCAAGGCCGCCGGCGCCGATCTCCTGGTCACCGGCGACGTCAAGTACCACCATGCGCTGGACGCCTTGGCCGAGGGGATCGCGCTGGTCGACGTCGGCCATTTCGCCGGCGAGATCGGCATGGTCCCGCTTCTGGCCCGGGAGCTGCGGACCTGGGCCCGGCGCAAGAAGCACAAGCTGCCGGTTTTCGAAAGCCAAAGCGGCGCCGATCCTTTTCAATTTTGGAATTCCCAAGCCCCGTAA
- a CDS encoding methyltransferase domain-containing protein produces MQKMLTSLMTKVGTVVEKVASTVSKKKPATKPKKTGVIDTEGQDFGFIQWNERQLHGLLAGAERKEIVPLFPALNGKKCLHLSPGGENYLETLAKRGAQDIVELDVSRATATAPAAAPTAAPHAKARGSIEHLPFAEESFDFMIYPSALAWRSDLPALIPEASRCLKDSGRVLFTTIHPFFEYLMNPRLGFKKHIDTLFSTLKKHNFFTEELKEGTIDDIMKSVSLPPKLSEDLKRYPGLPLVLTVKALRLARRRK; encoded by the coding sequence ATGCAGAAAATGCTCACCAGCCTCATGACCAAGGTCGGCACCGTGGTCGAGAAAGTCGCGTCGACCGTCTCGAAGAAGAAGCCGGCGACCAAACCCAAAAAAACCGGGGTCATCGACACCGAGGGCCAGGACTTCGGCTTCATTCAATGGAACGAGCGCCAGCTCCACGGCCTGCTCGCCGGCGCCGAGCGCAAGGAGATCGTCCCGCTCTTTCCGGCCTTGAACGGCAAGAAGTGCCTTCACCTGAGCCCCGGCGGCGAGAATTACCTCGAGACTCTGGCCAAGCGCGGCGCCCAGGACATCGTCGAGCTCGACGTTTCGCGGGCCACGGCCACCGCTCCGGCGGCGGCTCCCACCGCCGCGCCCCATGCCAAGGCCCGAGGCTCGATCGAGCATCTGCCCTTCGCCGAAGAGAGCTTCGACTTCATGATCTACCCTTCGGCCCTGGCCTGGCGCTCGGACTTGCCGGCCCTGATCCCGGAAGCTTCGCGCTGTCTCAAAGACAGCGGGCGGGTCCTGTTCACGACGATCCATCCCTTTTTCGAATACCTGATGAATCCGCGGCTCGGATTCAAGAAGCACATCGACACTTTGTTCTCCACCCTCAAGAAGCATAATTTTTTCACCGAGGAGTTGAAGGAAGGCACCATCGACGACATCATGAAGTCGGTGTCCTTGCCGCCAAAGTTGAGTGAGGACCTCAAGCGCTATCCCGGCCTGCCCTTGGTCTTGACCGTGAAGGCGCTGCGCCTCGCGCGGAGGAGAAAATAA
- a CDS encoding RidA family protein, whose translation MEKKPAAPASEETALPATTTGPGGKQLDPIEKKLLGMLLKLPVDLPPALGSYIPVTRVGNLVYISGQLPIFNNSLGAYKGRLGKEITLEAAIRGAKQCTLNALALLKSEIGRLDKVKRVIKVVGFVSGMPGFVDQPKVLNGASDLLVEIYGENGKHVRSAVGVTDLPMGSCVEIEYIFEVR comes from the coding sequence ATGGAAAAAAAGCCGGCCGCGCCCGCATCCGAAGAAACCGCCCTGCCGGCCACCACCACCGGCCCCGGCGGCAAGCAGCTCGATCCGATCGAGAAGAAGCTGTTGGGAATGCTGCTCAAGCTCCCGGTCGACCTGCCGCCGGCCCTCGGCAGCTACATTCCGGTGACGCGGGTCGGCAACCTGGTCTATATCAGCGGCCAGCTCCCGATCTTCAACAACAGTCTCGGTGCCTACAAAGGCCGGCTCGGCAAGGAGATCACCCTCGAAGCCGCCATCCGCGGCGCCAAGCAATGCACCCTCAATGCCCTGGCCCTGCTGAAATCCGAGATCGGCCGGCTCGACAAGGTGAAGCGAGTCATCAAGGTGGTGGGTTTCGTCTCCGGCATGCCCGGCTTCGTCGACCAGCCCAAGGTGCTGAACGGCGCCAGCGATCTCCTGGTCGAAATCTACGGCGAGAACGGCAAGCATGTTCGCAGCGCCGTCGGCGTCACCGACCTCCCCATGGGCTCCTGCGTGGAAATCGAATACATCTTCGAAGTGCGGTAG
- a CDS encoding IS30 family transposase — protein sequence MSKKFRHLSIEERDLIAVMRGQGKSFREIAGKLGRCPSTISREFKRNAPPIYTGYYLAHKAHERAVKRNRESHRRPRLKSPELRRYVLSKLQLGWSPELIAGRLALQKPSLRISHEAIYQWIYAEAENLVRFLARGKKRRRRRYPGKKQKSLHIPGRNGIERRPKHVEKRLKAGHWESDTAVSWQGQAALLVTVERKTRFTRLHKLNRKTAAWVRSTLNRSLSRLPGKLLKSLTYDNGRENVEHERVNAVLGTRSYFCTPFHSWEKGTVENTVGLVRRFLPKRTDFAKVSKNKIKSIERWLNHRPRKCLNFKTPAEAFALECCNC from the coding sequence ATGAGCAAAAAGTTTAGGCACCTAAGCATCGAGGAGCGAGACCTGATAGCCGTGATGCGCGGCCAAGGGAAATCATTCCGTGAGATCGCCGGCAAGTTGGGCCGTTGCCCCAGCACCATTAGCCGTGAGTTTAAGCGTAATGCTCCTCCCATCTACACCGGTTATTACCTTGCCCATAAAGCCCACGAGCGTGCCGTCAAGAGAAACCGAGAGAGTCATCGGCGACCCCGGCTCAAAAGCCCTGAACTACGCCGTTATGTCTTAAGCAAGCTTCAGCTGGGTTGGTCGCCCGAGCTGATTGCAGGGCGCCTAGCTTTGCAGAAACCCTCGCTTCGTATCAGCCATGAGGCCATCTACCAATGGATCTATGCCGAGGCTGAGAATTTGGTCCGGTTTCTGGCTCGGGGGAAAAAACGACGGCGGCGTCGCTACCCGGGCAAAAAGCAGAAAAGCCTCCATATTCCTGGGCGAAATGGCATTGAACGGCGTCCCAAACACGTCGAAAAGCGTCTTAAAGCTGGCCATTGGGAATCCGATACGGCCGTCTCTTGGCAAGGCCAAGCCGCTCTGCTGGTGACAGTGGAGAGAAAGACACGTTTTACCCGGTTGCATAAACTTAATCGAAAGACAGCGGCATGGGTGCGGAGCACCTTGAACCGCTCTTTGAGCCGCCTCCCTGGAAAACTGCTCAAGTCTCTCACCTATGACAATGGCCGGGAAAACGTGGAGCATGAACGCGTCAACGCCGTATTGGGCACCCGGTCCTACTTCTGCACTCCCTTCCATAGTTGGGAGAAGGGCACGGTGGAGAACACCGTTGGTCTGGTTCGGCGATTCTTGCCCAAGCGAACGGACTTCGCTAAGGTCTCAAAGAATAAGATAAAATCCATTGAGCGCTGGCTCAATCATCGTCCACGGAAATGCCTCAACTTCAAAACTCCCGCTGAGGCCTTCGCCCTTGAGTGTTGCAATTGCTAG
- a CDS encoding response regulator — MAEVAIKRKVLVVDDDPQIRKILTRMLEPSIYEIRSVDDGFTAIQSVREWEPDLVILDIMMPGMSGIEVCRQIRAEQAGANLQILMLSAKDSQADRLRALEYGANDYVTKPFHIASLGRKIQYMFEKS, encoded by the coding sequence ATGGCTGAAGTAGCGATTAAACGGAAGGTTTTGGTGGTGGATGACGATCCGCAGATCCGCAAGATTCTCACCCGGATGCTGGAGCCCTCCATCTATGAGATTCGGAGCGTCGACGACGGCTTTACGGCCATTCAGTCGGTTCGAGAGTGGGAGCCGGACCTGGTCATCCTCGACATCATGATGCCGGGCATGTCGGGCATCGAAGTTTGCCGGCAGATCCGAGCCGAGCAGGCCGGGGCCAATCTGCAGATCCTCATGCTCTCGGCCAAGGACTCCCAAGCCGACCGCCTCCGCGCTTTGGAATACGGGGCCAACGACTACGTCACCAAGCCCTTCCACATCGCTTCGCTCGGCCGCAAAATCCAATACATGTTCGAGAAGTCCTAA
- a CDS encoding porin has translation MKKPLAYALAASLLSLTGFGQALAAESKAAGLEFSGNVDIVTGWQHDDGSTFDGPAPGVGGSCAFGPGGLGCNAVDTAGSGSGQLGDFRGLAVPNRDTFNFYVDQVELDLQKTFGENIRIRADLDFGRFLSGSGRTTQAGSNFNLEQGYITTNIPVGKGMELLLGRFNAPIGLESVDRVDNVALSYSNLYRYLRPQNVTGTKIYYAFNDNIDWNLYLVNNLQDVFGGAVGTDSAIPSWGTRLGFTWGGEGKENTVGLSYAGGPEQFGNNAHLTHIIDLDFNLYLGQRFNLGGEFLYRQDNVTGAFPPGTPNSKGLAGFLLVNFIANQTWNIYFRYDYIHDIDPTGAYTGLDQQIHDFSIGAGYQITDGAQLKFEYRLDLHNYSAAVAAALTGGDRSAISNALALEFAYNF, from the coding sequence ATGAAGAAGCCATTAGCCTACGCCCTCGCCGCCAGCCTCTTATCCCTAACCGGTTTCGGCCAGGCGCTTGCCGCCGAGTCCAAGGCCGCCGGCCTCGAGTTCAGCGGCAACGTCGACATCGTCACCGGCTGGCAGCACGATGACGGCTCGACTTTCGACGGCCCGGCACCGGGCGTCGGCGGCAGCTGCGCCTTCGGGCCCGGCGGATTGGGCTGCAACGCGGTCGACACCGCCGGATCGGGCTCGGGCCAGCTCGGCGATTTCCGCGGCTTGGCCGTTCCCAACCGCGACACTTTCAATTTCTATGTCGACCAGGTCGAGCTCGACCTCCAGAAGACCTTCGGCGAAAACATCCGGATCCGGGCCGACCTCGATTTCGGCCGCTTCCTCTCGGGCTCGGGCCGCACCACCCAGGCCGGCTCCAACTTCAACCTCGAGCAGGGCTACATCACCACCAATATCCCGGTCGGCAAGGGCATGGAGCTGCTGCTCGGCCGCTTCAACGCGCCGATCGGCTTGGAGAGCGTCGACCGGGTCGACAATGTCGCCCTCTCCTATTCCAATCTCTACCGCTACCTTCGTCCCCAGAACGTCACCGGCACCAAGATTTATTACGCCTTCAACGACAACATCGATTGGAACCTCTATCTCGTCAACAACCTCCAAGACGTCTTCGGCGGCGCAGTCGGGACCGACAGCGCCATTCCCTCCTGGGGAACTCGCTTGGGCTTCACCTGGGGCGGCGAGGGCAAGGAAAACACCGTCGGCCTCAGCTACGCCGGCGGTCCTGAGCAGTTCGGCAACAACGCCCATCTGACTCACATCATCGATTTGGATTTCAATCTCTACTTGGGCCAGCGCTTCAACCTGGGCGGCGAGTTCCTCTATCGGCAGGACAACGTGACCGGAGCTTTTCCTCCGGGCACTCCCAACAGCAAGGGCTTGGCCGGCTTCCTGCTGGTCAACTTCATCGCCAATCAGACTTGGAACATTTATTTCCGCTACGACTACATCCACGACATCGATCCGACCGGAGCCTACACCGGCCTCGACCAGCAGATTCACGACTTCAGCATCGGCGCCGGTTACCAGATCACGGATGGAGCCCAGCTCAAGTTCGAATACCGATTGGATCTCCACAACTACAGCGCCGCCGTCGCGGCCGCGCTGACCGGTGGCGATCGCTCGGCGATCTCCAACGCCCTCGCGCTGGAGTTCGCCTACAACTTTTAA
- a CDS encoding porin translates to MKKLTIAASLLALSLSLPVHAEDSAAGGVEFSGNVDIVTGWQHDDNAAIGDISGGLRDFRGATAPNRDTFGFYVDQVELDIQKSFGERIRLRADLDFGRSLSGSGRNTDTGLTGSNFELEQGYVTLGVLKGEFLIGRFNIPMGYYLVDRADNVTISFSNIYNFVTPTNGTGAKMYWAFGDHFDFHLYLVNNLYDCVIIGAACLVGPPGSGADSAIPSWGMRLGFNWGEEGKKSTVGLSYAGGPEQPDNNAHLDHMINMDLAWKITENFLLAAEFHYQQRNNLPTVAGPNAKFLGGLLVLDYALSDVWDIYFSYGYIHDFQGKFTGADQQIHNFVIGAGYQITDGAKMKLEYRMDLHHFASTTGSQATLVTPAANGDTTSLSHAIAAEFAYNF, encoded by the coding sequence ATGAAAAAACTAACCATCGCGGCAAGCCTGCTCGCTCTGAGCCTGAGCTTGCCCGTTCACGCCGAGGATTCGGCGGCCGGCGGTGTCGAATTCAGCGGTAACGTTGACATCGTGACCGGTTGGCAGCACGACGACAACGCCGCTATCGGCGACATCAGCGGCGGTCTTCGCGACTTCCGCGGTGCCACCGCCCCCAACCGCGACACCTTCGGCTTCTACGTCGATCAGGTCGAGTTGGACATCCAGAAGAGCTTCGGCGAGCGGATCCGCTTGCGCGCCGACCTCGACTTCGGACGTTCGCTCTCCGGCTCGGGTCGTAACACCGATACCGGCCTGACCGGCTCCAACTTCGAGCTGGAACAAGGCTATGTCACCCTGGGTGTCCTGAAGGGTGAGTTCCTGATCGGTCGCTTCAACATCCCGATGGGTTACTACCTGGTCGATCGCGCCGACAACGTGACGATCTCCTTCTCGAACATCTACAACTTCGTCACCCCGACCAACGGAACCGGTGCGAAGATGTACTGGGCTTTCGGCGATCACTTCGACTTCCACCTCTACCTGGTGAACAACCTCTATGACTGCGTCATCATCGGCGCGGCCTGCTTGGTTGGCCCTCCGGGCTCCGGCGCCGACAGCGCGATTCCCTCGTGGGGTATGCGTCTCGGCTTCAACTGGGGCGAGGAAGGCAAGAAGAGCACCGTCGGCTTGAGCTATGCCGGTGGCCCCGAGCAACCGGACAACAACGCCCACCTCGACCACATGATCAACATGGACCTGGCCTGGAAGATCACCGAGAACTTCCTGCTCGCGGCCGAATTCCACTATCAGCAGCGCAACAACCTGCCGACGGTGGCCGGCCCCAACGCCAAGTTCTTGGGCGGCTTGCTGGTCCTCGACTATGCCCTCAGCGATGTCTGGGATATTTATTTCAGCTACGGCTATATCCACGACTTCCAGGGTAAGTTCACCGGCGCGGACCAACAGATCCACAACTTCGTGATCGGTGCCGGCTACCAGATCACCGACGGCGCGAAGATGAAGCTGGAGTACCGGATGGATCTCCACCACTTCGCTTCGACCACCGGCTCCCAAGCCACCCTGGTCACCCCGGCCGCCAACGGCGACACCACCTCGCTGTCGCACGCGATCGCTGCCGAGTTCGCTTACAACTTCTAA
- a CDS encoding secondary thiamine-phosphate synthase enzyme YjbQ: MERTSQSTTENLRGEISLLAHHARIAVQTKQQNLTDFDPRLAPFIEPSDCFHIQNLTEELKRIVREAGIVDGILTAQILHTSATLVVNELDEPMLLTDLMRKIRLFAPKSDSYLHNSPMRTVNLCDDDSHCDRNGDAHVKSTLFGHPSVTLIVREGRLVLGQWQKVALIEFDGPRPREVLVQVLGTG; encoded by the coding sequence ATGGAACGTACGAGTCAGTCGACCACCGAAAATTTGAGAGGCGAAATTTCTTTGCTCGCCCATCACGCCCGGATCGCGGTTCAGACCAAACAGCAGAACCTAACCGACTTCGATCCTCGGCTCGCGCCGTTCATCGAACCGTCGGATTGCTTTCACATCCAAAACCTGACGGAGGAGCTGAAGCGAATCGTTCGCGAGGCGGGAATCGTCGACGGAATTCTCACGGCTCAGATCCTTCACACGTCGGCCACGCTCGTCGTCAACGAGCTCGACGAACCCATGCTCCTGACGGATTTGATGAGGAAGATCCGCCTCTTCGCCCCCAAGAGCGACTCGTATCTCCACAACAGCCCCATGAGGACGGTGAACCTCTGCGACGACGACAGCCATTGCGACCGCAACGGCGACGCCCACGTGAAATCCACCCTCTTCGGCCATCCGAGCGTGACGCTCATCGTCCGTGAAGGCCGCCTGGTCCTCGGCCAGTGGCAAAAAGTGGCGCTGATCGAGTTCGACGGGCCGCGCCCCCGCGAGGTCCTTGTCCAGGTGCTCGGGACAGGTTAG
- a CDS encoding delta-60 repeat domain-containing protein, protein MKKFLLLFVFIFSLTLSLKAGANPADLDTTFGISGKVVENVGPSDRIFTLAMQSDGKILSGGAASNGVDDDLVLLRFLPTGELDSTFGNGGRVISNFGENEGAVKIFSLPSGKILAVGTAETTNNGNFLLARYNSDGTLDASFGSGGTTVSDLGSFERVISATLYPDGKILVTGAQLGGGVTDVALARYDANGNLDGTFGSGGIVIQDFGGSETAGGVALQSGEKILISGDFSDGGNSDFALFRFEGDGLPDLSFGTDGKVRTDIATIDVESALTVQNDGKLVLVGSAGETDSSGSFAILRYNPDGSLDSGFGTDGKVVTNFGSSALATAVALSSDGKIIVAGFAVMAPPPNPLELNIFVVRYESNGDLDTSFGSDGKAEFNFGTFELANALALQADGKILVAGNQDDDFLVFRLADSGTGGGCQLSKDQAVFTPLSLGLLALSLLSMRALLLKSTQRK, encoded by the coding sequence ATGAAAAAATTTCTACTACTATTTGTTTTTATTTTTAGTCTCACGCTGAGCCTCAAGGCGGGGGCAAACCCGGCGGATCTTGATACAACTTTTGGAATCAGCGGCAAAGTTGTGGAGAATGTCGGTCCTTCTGATCGGATCTTTACTTTAGCTATGCAGTCGGATGGGAAGATTCTCTCCGGCGGCGCGGCGAGCAATGGAGTGGATGACGATTTGGTTCTTTTGAGGTTTTTGCCTACGGGCGAATTGGACTCCACGTTTGGAAACGGCGGCCGGGTAATTTCAAACTTTGGTGAGAATGAAGGGGCGGTCAAGATTTTTTCATTACCGAGCGGAAAAATACTAGCCGTTGGAACAGCCGAAACAACCAACAACGGAAATTTTCTGTTGGCTCGCTATAATTCCGATGGGACTTTGGACGCCAGTTTCGGAAGCGGAGGAACGACCGTCAGTGATTTAGGCTCCTTTGAACGCGTCATCTCTGCGACGCTCTATCCCGATGGAAAAATTCTGGTGACGGGTGCCCAGTTAGGAGGGGGCGTGACCGACGTGGCCTTGGCGCGCTACGACGCTAACGGAAATTTGGACGGTACTTTTGGATCCGGAGGGATTGTCATTCAGGACTTTGGAGGTTCTGAGACGGCTGGTGGGGTCGCTTTACAAAGTGGAGAAAAGATCCTGATTTCGGGAGATTTTAGTGATGGGGGAAATTCTGATTTTGCGCTCTTTCGCTTTGAAGGGGATGGCTTGCCCGATCTCTCTTTTGGTACGGATGGAAAGGTAAGGACTGATATCGCAACGATTGATGTTGAATCCGCTTTGACGGTGCAGAATGACGGGAAGTTGGTCCTCGTTGGTTCAGCCGGGGAGACTGACTCTTCCGGAAGCTTCGCTATCCTCCGATATAACCCGGATGGAAGTTTAGATTCAGGTTTTGGCACCGATGGCAAGGTTGTCACAAATTTTGGCAGCTCGGCTTTGGCAACGGCGGTCGCTTTGTCATCGGATGGCAAGATTATCGTTGCGGGATTTGCGGTTATGGCTCCTCCTCCAAACCCCTTAGAGTTAAATATCTTTGTTGTACGATATGAGAGCAACGGAGATTTGGATACCTCCTTTGGCAGCGATGGAAAGGCGGAGTTCAATTTCGGAACCTTCGAATTGGCTAATGCTTTAGCTCTTCAAGCTGATGGCAAAATCTTGGTGGCTGGAAACCAAGATGATGATTTTCTTGTGTTTCGCTTGGCCGACTCCGGAACGGGAGGTGGTTGTCAACTGAGCAAAGATCAAGCCGTCTTTACTCCTTTGTCTCTAGGTCTGCTTGCGCTTAGCCTTCTTAGCATGAGAGCACTTCTTTTGAAGTCCACCCAAAGGAAATAA
- a CDS encoding sulfotransferase yields the protein MIFRLPLSVRIANRAFGGLEDLGVRALPIDADRYLASAIKATGCADLGELGDGFRVLCRAFEAEANLSLIGRIGVGSEIGNRLRQRLRIIRDLSSHPEIHDEKIVAPVFIVGLPRTGTTMLHKMLATDPKLRAPANWELLEPSPPSTPSDGADDPRIQRAKRKVRALEYLAPSLRAIHSIEATAPDECYHLYSLSFTEIAFNGMGHIPSYIDWLTTTNWLPPTRFHRDVLKLLQWKRPAKTWVLKAPAHLSRIAELLAVYPDARFIWTHRPVGTIAASGCSLQEHARTMLGRAVDPGQVGRDWLRLWGWMASRAVKARSFIPPAQLFDLTMAEIVADPRGAIQRAYRHLGLDYSPELDGGITAWVHSNPVDKHGAHKYSLERYGLTANVVDRTFEEYMSIRP from the coding sequence GTGATCTTTCGGTTGCCATTGTCGGTACGAATTGCCAACCGCGCATTCGGTGGGTTGGAAGACCTCGGCGTGCGCGCCCTCCCCATCGACGCGGATCGCTATCTCGCATCCGCGATTAAGGCAACGGGCTGCGCTGACCTTGGCGAGCTCGGCGACGGCTTCCGCGTCTTATGCCGGGCCTTCGAGGCGGAGGCCAACCTCAGCTTGATCGGTAGGATCGGAGTCGGATCGGAGATCGGCAATCGCCTGAGACAACGCTTGCGCATCATCCGAGACCTCTCGTCTCATCCCGAGATCCATGACGAGAAAATCGTCGCGCCGGTATTCATCGTCGGGTTGCCTCGCACCGGGACAACCATGCTGCACAAGATGCTTGCAACAGACCCGAAGCTCCGCGCTCCGGCGAACTGGGAACTGCTGGAGCCATCGCCACCATCGACCCCAAGCGATGGGGCGGATGACCCGCGCATCCAACGCGCGAAACGCAAGGTAAGAGCCCTCGAATATCTCGCTCCGAGCCTACGCGCCATACACTCCATCGAAGCCACTGCTCCGGACGAGTGCTATCACCTCTATAGCCTTTCATTCACCGAGATAGCGTTCAATGGCATGGGACACATACCATCCTACATCGACTGGCTGACCACGACGAATTGGTTGCCCCCGACGCGCTTTCATCGCGACGTGCTGAAGCTCCTCCAGTGGAAACGCCCGGCGAAAACTTGGGTGCTCAAGGCTCCCGCTCATCTGTCTCGCATCGCGGAGCTCCTGGCGGTATATCCGGACGCTCGCTTCATCTGGACTCATCGGCCGGTCGGCACCATTGCTGCTTCCGGCTGCAGCCTGCAAGAACACGCGCGAACCATGCTCGGACGCGCTGTCGATCCAGGGCAGGTGGGTCGCGACTGGTTGCGTCTTTGGGGGTGGATGGCAAGCCGGGCGGTAAAAGCACGTTCGTTCATTCCCCCCGCCCAACTCTTCGATCTTACGATGGCAGAGATCGTGGCGGATCCTCGGGGCGCAATCCAGCGAGCGTACCGACATCTTGGGCTTGATTACAGTCCCGAGCTGGACGGCGGCATCACCGCATGGGTCCACAGCAATCCGGTCGACAAACATGGAGCCCACAAGTACTCGCTCGAACGCTACGGCTTGACGGCCAATGTAGTCGACAGAACGTTCGAGGAGTATATGAGCATTCGGCCCTGA
- a CDS encoding sulfotransferase, with protein sequence MDPSHATSTLYARPYRPRAVAFVNGAGRLFERARLGRVDLGEERLLRTAQRRAGLEDFGEPSFREPLARLLAAIEREARLTPVGRLLIRERLSGLLQNRLRAVSLFARRPEVLDLELAPPIVIAGLPRTGTTLLHRLLAADPSLRALRSWEALNPAPFPGRHLAQGRRDPRIRMAERSVRGITYLAPDFLAVHPVDAHAPEEELLLLDVSFRSTVAEALLRVPSFARWLEEQDQTPAYVWARDLLKLLAWQGGGRCWVLKTPHHLEWLDTLLAVFPGATIVQTHRDPARILPSLCSLFAHARGVFSDEVDPIEIGRDCTRKVRRMIDRAMDSRDRHREARFADVAYEALVRDPIGEVERLYARVGLVLSAEARRAMEGTLRDHGRERHGKHVYRAADFGLDERRISETFADYRKRFEVGSG encoded by the coding sequence ATGGACCCGTCGCACGCCACCTCAACCCTCTACGCCCGGCCGTACCGGCCGCGCGCAGTCGCTTTCGTCAACGGCGCCGGCCGCCTCTTCGAGCGGGCCCGGCTTGGCCGGGTCGACCTCGGCGAGGAGCGGCTGTTACGGACCGCCCAGCGCCGGGCCGGCCTCGAGGATTTCGGGGAGCCGTCGTTCCGGGAGCCGCTCGCCCGGCTGCTCGCCGCCATTGAGCGCGAGGCGCGGCTCACCCCGGTCGGGCGCCTCCTCATCCGGGAGCGGCTGAGCGGGCTGCTCCAGAACCGGTTGCGTGCGGTCTCGCTCTTCGCGCGCCGACCGGAAGTGCTAGACCTCGAGCTTGCGCCGCCGATCGTGATCGCCGGTCTCCCTCGGACCGGCACCACGCTCCTTCACCGGCTGCTCGCGGCGGACCCCTCGCTTCGGGCGCTTCGTTCGTGGGAAGCGCTCAATCCGGCGCCGTTCCCGGGTCGGCACCTGGCCCAAGGCCGGCGCGACCCCCGGATCCGGATGGCCGAGCGAAGCGTGCGGGGGATCACTTACCTCGCCCCCGACTTCCTGGCCGTTCATCCGGTCGACGCCCACGCACCGGAGGAGGAGCTCCTGCTCCTTGACGTCTCGTTCCGGAGCACGGTGGCGGAGGCGCTTCTGCGGGTGCCGAGCTTCGCCCGGTGGCTCGAGGAGCAGGATCAAACGCCGGCCTACGTGTGGGCCCGCGATCTGCTGAAGCTTCTCGCCTGGCAGGGGGGCGGACGGTGCTGGGTGCTGAAGACGCCGCACCATCTCGAGTGGCTCGACACGCTGCTCGCGGTTTTCCCGGGCGCGACCATCGTGCAGACGCATCGCGACCCGGCTCGGATCCTACCGTCGCTCTGCAGCCTGTTCGCCCACGCCCGGGGGGTGTTCAGCGATGAGGTTGACCCGATCGAGATCGGTCGCGACTGTACGAGGAAGGTGCGGCGCATGATCGATCGGGCGATGGACAGCCGCGACCGGCACCGCGAGGCGCGCTTCGCCGACGTAGCCTATGAGGCCCTCGTCCGGGATCCGATCGGCGAGGTCGAGCGGCTATACGCGCGGGTCGGGCTGGTCCTGTCGGCCGAGGCGCGGCGGGCGATGGAGGGGACGCTCCGCGACCACGGCCGCGAGCGCCATGGGAAGCACGTCTACCGGGCGGCCGATTTCGGCCTCGACGAGCGCCGGATCTCCGAGACATTCGCCGACTATCGCAAGCGGTTCGAGGTGGGGTCGGGGTGA